gtattgtttacaaacagcatcagaacgcttccggcggctctctacaaacttcTCCGACGCTTCTTCGAACGatgtctactatgttcggctttcgtgAATTTATGTGataaagaagggatgattttgtagaatttcattctcatttccactactctcgcatgtgaaaatgcacaaatggcgtatcctagcaacaaaacaaacaacccccgctccacaaaccgtaatccccttcttattgaagtgatgatgttgcttcacctgttatacattgatataagcacCTTGGGTTATCACAtattaagcggaccttacacggtcaactttattgacaatatgatgacatttgaaagcataatgacagctgaacatggccgacaacgcagaaatccggattttctgattttcgagcatcaatatcgtaacatttcatatggatgcatgatgttgacgttttacctcacggacttccagactgagttgccagatatgcaagcgcacatttaatttttgttagtcttttttgcgattgcaattaaaatttataaactactgaaattgtaggaatcataaatggaagcttttggtttggaaaaccgatactttgaatagcaaaatacgatacttttcacgatacaaatcaaaacttcaaagtaaactgacaatgtgatggtgagagagtggatgaaacttaacaacgttttaggaatttttaacgttgaactcggtcattctctGCGCTtgtgagcgggttgtgtgtttcttcacactccgctataaaatttggagaatgagaagatctgggaaaatcacagatgaaaaaacatcatgtgttaattcaagctacagtagaatcccgattatccgcggaatagtcgggcaaactcaccgcgattaacgaaaatcgaggatgacccattaaaggacaaatgcaaacacgaaaagagatgtttcaacataaaaactatgttctatcaatacagaaatcaatcaactattcatctataaggtcgtgtacaccagtggctaaataatgtaaaaaccatgaccacaacaaaagagcatgggcctaccactcactaacaaattccggaaaggcctattgatttactatggaactcgcagtcacgaataatccgcagggcggatcacccgctcgcggataatcggggttctactgtcatagtctcatttatggaataaaaacatttgcttgcagataaaataacttgcatatattttcgcaaactaaaataatctggcatctctgaaactgaaaggaacagtctatatttgtgaaacgagtattatgatgtattttttagaagaaaaaccgaattctaaagtgtaaattatgaatgaaaattaacttttccaaatcaaattagtattctatgtgaatgcaaatcactttttttctgcaagtggtgagaaaatcccatacaaaaattatgtctgaaattgacgttatattataataatacattttagtaggaatatctgaaaattcaggggaaataggttaagttaaggttaggactacgcgcttcaactaattaaataataccagatagatattttcattcaaattttaccaattgaaaatcgccttttagccttctaatctgatagagaatagtttggatcccaaactcaaatgtcgccactagccatcgcggatattttcgttgtctcgggttgagggcgatattgaccgtgtaaggtggaaaaatattgattgaggttagatcagatgttgaaagcctagctgtcacgatattgaagacacttattgtcaatccggttgatcgtgtaaggtgcccattacaCTGTTTGTCAAGTCGGATACTATCTTGTATTCGTGCGCTGTCATTTTTCGAAGTAAACAATATTTGTAGATGAAAATGGCTACTGTCACTGAAGACGTCATATGGTGCTATGGAAGTTGTTCAGACCGctgcgttgacggcggaatggtgtcgacatctggatacgacattagtttgtatgagaccaactattctttatcagattagtcggccctgaggcagttttaaattgctaaaatttgtttgaaattttctTCTTGcagttatttacctactagaagtacgttattctgaccctaatttaaactattttctatgatttttcagatattctctccaatacttataatataaaattatctttagacacaatttttgtacgatattttttcactacttgcaatcaaaagtgattttaatttacatggagtactaatttcatttggaaaagataattttcattcataattttaattttaaaagcgtgttcatttcttctgcagaCCCATGTTGttatgcctactcccccatttcgtaatacgaagctcaacgccgtcaacgcggattgaaCAAATTATCGCAACGGTTGCAAAGGAAAGAGGGGgagaactaaataaaaagtataCTACTTATCAACAGGGCGGCACATACATAACTGTGATGACTGTTTATCGATTTGCGCGAAAGGTCTATTAAAACACTTTAAGGGTGcgtttttgattttctgtttttcaGTTGAATTCGCGAGTTATATCtaacatcgttcatcagctatGCTTAAGATTTTTTATAGACACAcgaagcattttttttattagaataaacacaaattttactacaaatcggagaaaaaatataattctgaACTCGACCCGATTCCGACTGATGAAAATTTCAGGCAGATGAAACGTATTTGCACCTAAATATTGTGACAGGTCACCTGTTTGCTCGGGTTGTTTGAGGCTTCGTCTCCTCCCACGGttataaataaattgaatttttcatcaaaaaacggTGGAACACACTCATAGCTAGACAGAACACATATACAAATATATACGATTgataaagaaaacatgaatataatgaataaaaataataaataaatttaaaaaaaagttatctagATCTTAGGAAGACGGCATAAGGTAGAGATACATACAACACAAACTTAGGTTTTATATACAGCCCATACAACACAATACGACACACATATTCATCACAACGGTTGGTACGACTGTACGAGATGCATGGTGACTCGACCCGAATGTGACTCAGCGGGCTCCTCGGAGTTTCGCCATGATTGACTCGGGCACTTGCTTGAGCCACCGGAACAAGACCAGACGCGCTCACAAAAAGAGTTTCTATTCAACCTCAACTTGTAAAGTAGAAGTTTTTGTTATACGGATTTATAAGGACCGAACGTCTATTGGAATTTGCGCGAACATCGAATAGCGCTACAAATGGTGTGGCGAAACTAAACCCACCCACATCATCTAGTGACGATAGATCATTTTGTTTGTGTCGTCGTCCGTGCTCCTGTTGCGCGGGCATCCGACCGAGCAGGTGAGCTCCCGGATTGAACCCGGATACTACCCGGACAGAACAGAGTAGGATACTCCAGTGAACACACATCCTGGTATAGAAATCGCAACAAACTCGTGAAGCAGAATCCATAAACCCGTAAAGCAGAATCCACATAACCTGAAGTCAACCGAACCGGATATTCCGGTAAGCGGCAGACCCAAATCCAGAACGACGCCCAGGACAGGAACCGCAGCAACGACCAGAGGAGTCAACGGCGGGCCCAGACACACTACACCAAACACCTGTGAGTAAAGTGTAAACGAGCTAGGGAAATAGGGACGATAGGATTAATTGAATAAAAGCCGTCGAACAATATAAACCACGTGTGTTCCCCCTTTTCAAGTTAATCTTACTGGCTGTGattgagccgaccctgagaggaCTAGAGGAGTCCATGCAGGCAGCTAGGGCGTAACAGAGCCTTTGTTACATATTGGCGACCAACGAAAAATTCCCACATTTTTCTGGGTTAGCTCGGGGAGGGAAAACCAATAATTTAATTATTGCTTTCGTCGGTGCTTCTGGTGATTGATTCCAAGTGCAGCTATGCCGAGCAAGAAAACAAAAGAACAGCATTTTGATACTAATTGCGTAAATTGTGAGCAAAAAGTTGACGAAACTCTTTATATAGAGACTGCATGGTTATAAACAAACGTGTTTCAGAAGTACCAATCCCTAATTTCAGAACAAGTTTCTAGTAATTTCTTTTATAGACGAAAAGACAGGAAAGTTTGTAAgtttattgaaaaacaaatcgaGTGAAAATATTCagtgaaatataatttcttttatattttatctTCGTATTATGGATCGTTTTGCCTCACGAACCACTAGGTTCAATGGCGTCCATTTGCTTAACGGCGTTTTTATTCATGAGCTGATTATTCGTCGCCATGACGCTTGCTCAGTTCCAAGAGCAACGCTGAGACCAAAGTGTAGAGCTGGGctgaaaagagaaatagaaGAAAATGTGTAGGAAATCAAATATGATAAAACAAAAGAATTAACAAAACGAATGCGAAAAATACCGAACTTTGGAGTAGAACCGATTCTTTACATTTTTAGAAGAACTGAATATCTAGCATGTTAGCTTCGCATCTTTTTACGCGTTTTGCCTTTTTTGTAATTGAAGGCACTCGAAACACAATAGACTATGTGGTATTTTTTTAATCTCGTTATTGTCCGTACAGTTTTACGACTCCATATGACATTTATCTTCCTCTGATTGAGGCACAAGATGATCCCTACAAATATAGAGAATGTTCTAAATAGGTAAACCTTCAATTAGTGAACTAATGTGAATTTGTCTGTCGAATCGTATATACTTATCCATGGTAACTTTTTCTTTCGTGGTTATATATCGATTCATCAGTGATCCCAATTCTGGAAGTTTTTCCAGCCAAACTGTGATTTACAGACGAAGAGAACCATAGAGAACATGTGTTCGTTGAATAtggaaatcaaaaaatattcccAGGAATTAACATTATCCATCCATTCAAGCATTGGAAAACACATTAATCAGGAACCTGAAAAGCTAAAAAGAGAATATCAAATAGAGTATTCAATTAAAATTCTATTACGCTAAATAATGCCTACTTACCTCTCATATTCGATCGCCAAAAATTTTCTGATCTTTCTGAGACCAGTAGTAGTGCAGTTATGGACAGCGAACGCGTCTTTGTCAGAGGAATTAGACAACGCGAAAATTATTGATACCACACAAGTTGTGTCGTATCATATAAAGGAACTAGCACAATCATACACCCTATTACAATGTCCAAGGACGTAGCCTTCAAGGTCGTCTGGCTCGTGGGTGATTGAAGTTGAAATCAAGTATCGTAATACACAATCGGTCAGCGCACTTAAccatttaattttcaacaactcaaCTTTATAAAAGTTGATTTGCTTCTGTTCACGAATTAATCGAAGTGAATTGTGAGATGAACCATCACGGAATGATGTTTGGCCAATCATTTGAAAAATCTCACAGTCCCATGGATAATTATTTTGTAAACCGAACCCAATCATTTGAATCCGTAGCTAACATTATCCGTATTGATCTAGTACGTCGCATGTCTGTAATAGATTGTCTATTGCTTCACACTCTGTGAACGCACTCCGCGGCAATTCAATCTATTGATGCCCCGAAGCTTCATTCAATGTTCATGACTCGTATGACTTAATTATCATGAAATTTTGTACCGATACAATGATATAGACTTAGATTAAATGATATTTGTTATTTATAAACATATTAtgtatataaataattttttcctacatttaaCTTATTTGTCAGTCTAgatgatttttgtttgtttaattGGTACTAGTGTTATACTTGTCTCAGCTATATAGTTTATTTGGCAGCTGACTGTTCGTTATCTTGCTTGCTTTTAGTATTAGAATTTGTTTCACTTATTCGGTAATTGATGATTACTGGTACAGGTGCGGCACTGCGGTAATTGCTAGTGGTTTcccataatgaaaaaaaaaattaacttccattaatatttttttaacatgaGCGGTGCGGTAGTGTGACAGGTCACCTGTTTGCTCGGGTTGTTTGAGGCTTCGTCTCCTCCCACGGTTATAAATTGCCATCCTTTGACGACAAACCTAGAATTCGTGCGAACTTCTGTTGTTTAACTGAACCCACCGGCTTAGTGAGTATATCAGCCACCATATCTTCACTGGGACAGTATTGCAACTCCATGCAACCATCATCACACAGCTGCTTCACGAAATGTCCAAGCACAGACCGACGATTCTTCCTTTCCGAACCGACGATTCTTCCTTTCCGACGATTCTTCCTTTCCGAATTGGATACAGCTTTGATTGTCCTCCATCACCTTGACCGGATCACTCTGTTGTTCGCACATATCCTTAAGCAAGTTTCGAAGCCAAATCAGTTCTTGACTTGCTTCACTCAGCGCCACATATTCGGATTCCATCGAAGACAGTGTGACGCAACTTTGTCTCCGACTTACCCACGATACTGCCGCACCGGCATATTGGAAGACAAAACCAGTTGTAGATTTCCTTATAGCTGCATCACCGGCCCAATCGGCATTCGTATAGCCAATTAATTCTCCACCTGTGTCGCTATACGTTAATTTCCACTCTTTTGTCGAATTCAGGTAACGTACAACTCGTTTAGCCGTCACCCAATCCGCCTCCGTTGGCGAACTCACATTCCGACCCAATATCGCCACGCTGGCTGCTACATCCGGTCTAGCACATATGGAAATGTACAGCAGCGCTCCAACGAGACTTCGATATCCCGTCCCGTCTGTTAATTGAGGACTCTTATCTTCCGTGCTCGGGAAACCCTCTTCCATTGGCGTCTTCGCTCGCTTCGCATCGCAGAGTCCAAACTTTTCGGCAACACGATCGATATATCCCTGCACCGAAATACTGTACTTCCCATCTTCATTATCGATTTCTAATCCCAGGAAGTAATTGAGGTGAGATTGGTGATTCCGAAATTTTGTTTCAGCACCGTGTACACCATTTCGATATCCGCTTCATCCTCACAACCCACCAAAATATCGTCCACATACACAATTAAATATACACGTTTCCCATGAACTAGCATTGTGTATAAACATGGATCAGCATCACTTTGACTGAATCCCATTTCCAGATGAACACCATGTAATCGTTGGTTCCAGCATCTAGCGGACTGTTTGAGTCCGTAAATGCTTTTTCTCAGACGGCATACCAAATTTTCCTTCCCTTTCATCGAGTATCCAGGTGGCTGCTTCATGAAGATTTCTTCGTTCAAATCACCGTACAAGTAGGCCGTTTTGACATCAAAATGTTTCAACTTAGTTCCCTTCTTGCTTGCAACGGCTAGAAGCACTCGTAGTGTGGTGTGGCTGGATACTGGTGCGAAAATCTCATCATAATCCCCTCCGTATTTTTGGGAATATCCTTGAGCCACCAGACGAGCTTTGTATTTGGTGATATCTCCAGCTGCGTTCCTCTTCAGCTTATACACCCAGCGACAACCAACCGCCTTCCGCCCAGCAGGTAGGTTAACAAGCTTCCATGTTCCATTCTGTTCATGAGATTTCAGCTCGTCGATCATTGCATTTTTCCAGTCTTCCTTCTGTTCACAAGTTAcagcatctttgaaaaaacttgGTTCAACTATCTCTGTATTCAGGGGACCCGCTGCGAAAATTTCCTCAATCAGCCTCACAGGAGCGACACCTTTCGTAGACCTCTTCGAACGCCGAGCTACTTCGTCTAAAGGAAAACCATGAAACGCATGGTTTCCTTCCGAAGCGCTGTCGTAAAACGAATCACTCGGATCACAGCCGTCCTCCGAATCCATCACTTCTTCTACGAACTCCGAATTTCCTTCGGGTGATGTTGGGGTAACACCAGTTTCAACTATAGACTCATTGCCTGGTAACGTCAGTGATACTTCCAAATCTCCTCCGGTTTCTTGGCCCTGGCCCTGAACAGCCTCGTTCGCATTGAACAGTTCGAGAAAATTTGCATCTCTACTGATCGTTATCATATCCGTTTCAGGGTTCAAAAAACGATACGATTAAGATCCAGTTTGCGTCGTTTTGCTTTGGGAATATGCACGTATGCCTCTGATCCAAAGACTCTCAGGTGACCATAGGAAGGCTTCTTCCCATTCCAGAGTTCGAACGGTGTCTTGCATATTGTAGATGAAGGCAAACGATTCTGCAAGTAGTTCGCAGTGCAAATCGCTTCGCCCCAGTACTTTTTGCTCAACCGTGACTCCGCAAGCATACACCGCAGCATCTCAACAAGAGAGCGGTTCTTCCGTTCGGCCACACCATTTTGTTGTGGAGAATATGGTGCAGTTTGTTCGTGAATTATGCCACAGCCGGCGAAAAACTTTCTCAACGAGCCACCCATATACTCGCCACCACCGTCAGAacgaattttctgatttttcactAGACTGCAGAAATCCCGAATTTTCTCTTCCGCGTCCGACTTTCGTCGCAACAAATACAACACCGTATAATGACTATAATCGTCTACTAAAACCATGTAGAATCGATTACCACTAGGTGTTTCCTCTTCCATCGGACCGCCTAAGTCACTATGCACCAAATCTCCCACTGCTATAGACTTTCTGTCCGACACTTTTGGGAACGATTCCCGAAACATTTTCCCCTCACAGAATGGACCACACATCGTTTGTATCTCACAAGCTGCTATTTTCAAACCATATCCCAGGTTTTCGCGCACTATTTTGTCCACAGCTTGAACGTCACGATGTCCGAAACGACGATGCCACAAATGACGACACAAGTTTGAATGTTTCGGATCCACTAGAAACGCATTTTCTGGAGCTTGCTTCAAGTGGTACAATCCCCCCTTGCGCTGACCAACTAGAACTGTTTCCTCTCCTTTCATGATACGGCACTCCGTTTCTCCAAACAGCACCCGGAAACCTAAGTCTGTGATTCTACTCACCGACAGCAAGTTGCCAGCGAGAGATGGAACGTGTAACACATTTTCCAGTCTCACATTAACCTGGACTCCATCACCATTGAATGAAATCAATTTTCCCATACCACTTCCCGCTGATTTGATGGATTTTCCATCCGCCAAACAAACCGACGTGGCTTTGGTACTATCCACAGCATTCAACAACGACGCGTCACTCGTCATATGAGCCGTTGCACCAGATTCTAAGTACCAAAAACCAGCACCACTAGCTTCACTTGCCGCTAAGCACACTTCAACATTAGCGCCCGATTTTACAGCCAAACTCACTTTCAAGCACTCCGTCTTTTCTTTCATACGCTTGTCCTGCGCCAATTTTGCGCCTTTTCGCAGTAATGGCacaacatcttcttcttcaaattgtttttgtatGCACTCTTCAATTTAGCGGTGTTTATTACTAGTGACTTTTCATTAACACTTCCACTGACACTTTCAGTACGACGTCGACCTTCGTCAAGCAGTTTCCCTTTCACAAAGTCCACTGTGAGGTCTGCATCCGGTCAACTCTCCAAGGCAACGATCAAACCGTCATATGATCGGGGAAGACTGGAAAATATCAACGCGACGAACCAGTTGTCCTTCACTTCCTCCCCTAGCGCCACTAACCGGAGACGAAGAGTCGCCATCTCTTTCAAGTGTTCGGCCATATTACCATTTTCCGCCATTCTAATGGTAATCAATTGACGCACAACGTGAATTATGCT
The Toxorhynchites rutilus septentrionalis strain SRP chromosome 2, ASM2978413v1, whole genome shotgun sequence genome window above contains:
- the LOC129766025 gene encoding uncharacterized protein LOC129766025; this encodes MEEGFPSTEDKSPQLTDGTGYRSLVGALLYISICARPDVAASVAILGRNVSSPTEADWVTAKRVVRYLNSTKEWKLTYSDTGGELIGYTNADWAGDAAIRKSTTGFVFQYAGAAVSWVSRRQSCVTLSSMESEYVALSEASQELIWLRNLLKDMCEQQSDPVKVMEDNQSCIQFGKEESSERKNRRFGKEESSVCAWTFREAAV